Genomic DNA from Oncorhynchus clarkii lewisi isolate Uvic-CL-2024 chromosome 28, UVic_Ocla_1.0, whole genome shotgun sequence:
TTTATTTCATTAGCAATTGGAACCTTATAATAGGAGGAGTTATGTTATTCTTTAGGAGCACTATGACAGAGGGAGTAGGCAGTACAACCTACCACTCCAGAGGGAAAAACTCACCATCCCCCCAGGCTAGCTCAAACTTTCTGGAccagcctccatcctactgtgagtgtgtgtgtgtgtgtctgcacagaCATTCACTAACCAGTTtgtgaggccagagagagagagagaccagtactAAGGAGAAGGCAGGAGAGTGAAGAGCATGCCGCTATACAGGAGCCACAACTGAGACTGAGACATCGGCCCCCACAAGCCTCTAATAAGCACCAGCAGAAGAAGCAAACAACGTTGAGACGCACAGGCTGTCTTCACACATAGCTACAGGTGTGTACACACTTTTATTTTCCTGTGGCCTATACTGTCCTGTGTGTCTTTTCTTAAACTTTGTTCAACAGATGCCTCAATGGCAAATTCCAGTTCCGGTATTGTTCAGACCAGAGATAGTTTGTAGATCTTATTTGTCATCGCCATGGGTACGTGGTTGTTTATTTTCTGTGATTACCAAATTGCGGTCTATTATATTTAAGTAGTTTATTTTGTAGAAATGTCATTACAAAGGGCTTGTACTTTAATAGAAGCCTCCCAGAACTGGCACCATTCACCACAATGtattgttcatttatttattgtAATACACTCGTGTGCTAATTTATTTTCTGTTTATTACCTCTTTAGTAGCTGCTGTTAAAGGTGTATTAACTGTTATCAATGGTTTATTAACTTACAAGCGTCAGCTATTAGACAGACACAAGGTAGGGGAAAAAAGGCTGAGCAAACATCCCCCCTGGGCCTGCCAGTGAATGGACAGACACACTTGAGTCACAACAGAACAGCCAGTGACCCGCTGGCACTGGAGGGCATTTACCCCAAAGACTGGCACTGTCCTCTGctagcctactgtactgtaggacagtCACCGCAAGTTTGACCTGTCTGGATGCAAACCGCCCCATTAATATTGATGAGCTATTGGTCTGGCTCTGCCTGAGTAGGAAAATGTACTTTGGATCCTTTTTTATATAAGTCAATtaaaaatgtaatgctctgacTGTGGCTGACTTGATGAAGACCAGCAGGCCTAGGCTGTTAGCGACAGACACATATAGCAGTAATAACCCACTATTAGATTAATAGTCCTGTGATTCTCATACTGAGCCTTTTGTGTAAACATTGTCACTTATCTGAGTCTGTAATTGGGGTTTGGGACTAACTTTTAAGAAGGGTCAATCACTGAAGCCAAATTATTGAGAGTGATTATGAATGAGTGTTTTTACTAAAAGAAGGAGAAAGACAGCTGATGGCTTATGCTCAAGAACTAAGTCTCAAATTCTAATATCACTTTCAAAATCTCTCCTCCAACTTTCCTTAAAACTATTTTTAATCTGTTAGTctgtatttgggtgtttttgatttgatttgtctgaaAGCCTGACACAAAGGAAATGAATGGATTTCCAGTGCTGTACTGGTAATAACAAATAACTAAATCAATAGTAAATACATGAAGAAAATGTATGTTGTCTACTGCCAAAGCCAGGCAGTAAAACAATGTTTCTCTCTCTTGACAGTGATAAAGGGAACAATTTTGTCACCACAGCCATTTTGGTTTAGGTAATACTGCCACCATCCTCCCATTAAGTATTGTTGGAACCTTCAATGCAGCTTAGAATATTTCATGAAAGACCGCAGGCAGAAATGATTGAGTGCCCCCACTGCTTTTTCCATTCAAGAGACAGTGAGTCCTTGCTTCCTCAGTATGTTTGAATCCAGGGGATTTGTTTTGATGGGTAGCCTATTGATGTGAAGTAGGTCATAATGTGCGCCTGTCAAAAGTGTTGGATGGTTGAGGGTTATTTAACCTTTTTGGCCCACATCCTCTGCATACGCCATTCTAGTTGTGGTTTGGCTGAAGTGCAACATCAGTCTAACGTTTGGCCCGCTGTTAGCTTGGCTTGCCTCTGGGCATTCAGATTGCTATCTAATGAAAAGGAGGGGTCTTTCACTTAACATGCATTTTTTAACAGCACCCCTCCCTGCTCTCCATTCTTTGTCAAGACCAATAAGTTAAAAATGTGAGCCTCTCCTCTTAAAATAGATTCCCAGAAAACATTACTCATAAACCAGGAGATTCATGTTCACAGTCTCACACATCCAGCTCTTTAATTCTGTACCAAATTCAGCCGATACCAAATGTCTCAATATTTAGGCCAGCCAGATGAAATAGGATGAGAGTAAAATGGGTCAGTCTGAAACAATCATTGTCCTCCAACTGGTGCCAAAGAGGTGCACAGGTCTCTCCGAGACCTTTATATTTTATTTAGAATTGGGGCTACATGTTTGCCTTCCTTTAATGCCAAACAAAAATTCTCTACTTGGTTTTCAGACTTTTTTATGGAAGAGTACAGACCTTTTCTAACAGTATCCCTCCACATAATAATACAAATGTTTTCTTTAGCCCTTTTCTCAAATCTAAAGATACAACCTGGAAGCTTTTGGAGAAGCTTGATTAAGCAGGGGAGATGATAACAGGAGCTAACCAAACTTGCTCAGTAGCATGAAGGAACACCCAAGAGTAAATGAACTGAAGCCAGAATTGGAGCTGTGATAACATATTTCTGCATGCTTGCACACACCACTGCTAAGAATTCAACCACATATTGCCCCGCTTTCCCGTCTGTGTTTTAGGTGCAACAGTGACACAGCCGTCAGCTGTAGAGGAACGGAAGAAGAGAAGAGTAACCAAGAGACTGACCATGGGGCCCAGAGCTTTATGTCTGTTTGTCCtgcttggtctgtctgtctggggcagCAGTGAGGGCCTCAGATCCCCCATTCTGACCCGGAGACGGAGGGCCCCAGAGGACACAGGAGAACCACCCAAAAAGTGCTCGTACACCTTCCTGGTCCCTGAGCAGAAGATCACAGGGCCCATCTGCGCCAGCCGGGGCCTACACACGGACAAGGACCGCGTGACCCGCCTGGACGTGGCGGCAGTGAGGGACCTGCTCTCCAAACAGAGACGGGAGATGGACAACCTGAAGCTGGTGGTGGATGTGGACGGGAACATGGTAAACGAGATGAAGCTGCTGAGGAAGGAGAGCAGGAACATGAACTCCAGGGTGACCCAGCTTTACATGCAGCTGCTTCATGAGATCATCAGGAAGAGAGACAACTCTCTGGAGCTGGCTCAGCTGGAGGGACGCATTCTCAACGCCACAGCAGAGTCCCTACGTCTGGCTGCCCGCTACCGCGACCTGGAGGTCCGCTACGCCACGCTCTCTGCCATGGTCAACAACCAGTCGGTTCTGATTGGTGCCCTGGAGGAGCGCTGTCTACAGGTGTACAGCCGGCGGCAGGAGCAGCCTCCTCAGGGCCCACCGCTGGTACAGGTAGTGCCGGAGAACATACCGGTTAGCATCCCAAGGTTCACCAACGAGATCCAGAGGGACCATAGCCGAGCGTTCCCCAGAGacaggggctcccgagtggggcCGGCACCCACAGGAGGCACCCTGGAGCTCCGGACGGCTCCGCAGGGCAACTTCAGCGCAGAGGGTGAGGGAACTGATTGATTGAGTCATTTAATAGGTTGGGTGGTTGgtgggatgtgtgggtgggtgggtgggtggttggtgcCAAGGGTAAAACAGGTATTTCTAAATGaacctcacaacctcagaccaaTGGGTGTATGAATGGAACAGCAGGTTCATTTTCTTCTTAGACTGAGTATTTATTATGAAACATTTGCATATCAGCTGGAACTAGGTTCAGCTGGAACTAGGTTTGGTGCTGCTCACCAGAAAGAAAGACCTCGATGGAAATAAAAATGTGGTCTTGTCTAAAATCagaagaaagaaaagagaaaggaaAAGCCTGTGCGATTCTACTCATCAACCAAAATTCCTGACACATTTAGAATAATAAAGCATGTGTGATTTGAAGGCAGCTCTGTATGAAAGCAAACCCTCTCCAGGACTGCTCCCTCTCATGCTAAGCATGGACAGAAGCCAGGATGGAATGACATGGTTTCCTTCCCCTAACCACAAAGTAGCAGCACTTCTGGTTTACTTCACCACTGCTTGCTCAGGCTAATACAGACTAATACAGTAGCTACACTCCTCTATAAACTAGGAAAATATTCATCTCACATTAAACAAtttacccactgggcaaaaactggttcaatcaacatcgtttccacgtcatttcaacaaaaaaattcaaggtgatgttgaatcaacgtggaaaactgattggattttcaaaaagtcatcaacataaatTAACTTTTCCACCCAAAGTTGAACCTAAATCCTGATTAAATATTTTGACTGATTTCACGTTGAACTCACGTtaattgacaactcaaccaaatgtaaatcagaCCTAGATGTTAAAATGACATCTGCGCCCAGTGAGTCACTGTTTTTAACTGTCCACATCTTCTCTAAGACAAATGTATAACAAATGAACTGTAGTAAGAGGTAAACTAGAATAATAAACACACTCACTGGTTTAGCTGCCTACATCTGGTTGGtgattaaaggtctgtaacagatacatccctccatcactccctctgtTCCTTCATCTCTTCcccattcctccatctctcccttcatccctccatccatcctgccCCAGGTCCTTTCAGGGACTGTCTTCAGGCGCAGGAGGCTGGCCATAGCACCAGCGGTATGTACCTGCTGAAACCTGACGAGGCAGAGAGGCCCATGCAGGTGTGGTGTGAGCAGGGCCTGGACAACGGAGGCTGGACTGTCATCCAGAGCAGGAGGGATGGCTCCGTCAACTTCTTCAGGAACTGGGACGCCTACAAGGTGACAATGACAAAGACACCTCTGCTTGTCCAATCTCTTCTTACAAAACCTTTAAGCCAGAGACAACAATGGTGCCATTATATGACCTATCCAAAGGAACTcatctggtctggtgtctcgggATCCTTTCCAGGGCCTGGTCCCCTCGTGTTTTCacttataatataatataatgtgtgtTTCAGCGTATTCATGCTGAAGAGATTAAGTTTGAGATTGCCACTATGAAACATAGGAAGACCCAGCAGGAAGGTATGTTCCACCGCTCAATCTCCAACATTTACGTTCCAAACCACCACAGCTCTGCTAGCTACATCCATCTAGTACTTCTTAAGGATGAACTGTATCTGCGTTGGCCTTGCTTCTTGCTTGAAGATTTGATTCAGTGTTCCATATAGCTCTGCCAGGCTAGCTAGCGTATGTTTAACTGGAACTTAATAACTCTCCTCGACATAGATAAGTGGTTGTGTATCAATCTCCCACCACCAATCCACCACATACTGTATAAACACGTACGCATGCATACacacgcgaacacacacacacacacaggcacacacacacagacagacagacacacatacacacacacacacacacacacacacacacacacacacacacacacacacacacagctgtagtgGAGGCCCTGGACAATCATAATTCCCGGCTGGACTACTTAATTCGCAATCAGAAACCAAATCAGACCACAGCCATTTAGTGTTGAAGTGCTCTGAGGAGAACAGCCAGGTACAGATTGGTCATGGTTTTTCAGCACACACAGGGGGGCCAGTGTCATCACCATTAGCAGGGATTCCAACAGTTGTTTGGGGTTGAAATATGAACAATGAAAGCCCCCATTTCTAAGATTGATGCTTATTATTTTCCAGTATGGATTCCACAATGTCTTTAGTTTCATCTGTATAGCCAATTttaattacagtacagtaattcAATGCGAATATCAAATGATTGTTTGTCTTATAtattattacagtttttttcgattgctaaacgacagtggacacaactggagtcacatgtgcaaaactctaactacagtctgcacagcagtaGTTCATGTGGaacaaactctagttcgtttttcattgcttgaacacagttttcaaaactctacacacttatcccatgactttaaccacaacctgcacaacactgtggatttacagcactttgttcaaatgctaacacactgctgtcaaaactgtgaaccacacattcaaaacggaatagatttcagccttgtgcctttcaaacactgctgattgcaatttcagctgaaaggctaagcaagtgtcttgttttagacttgttagtgaacacacacacatattacagtatatataggtagagctcagaaagactcattttggaaatggaacaaggaagatgggttcgtggagggagaagggtggcagggagagggcggatgcgtggaggaagacaaagaagacaaagagctgttatttcagatgaaataagggatgcacttatagaccatgtcgtgaaccatggtctctcattgagagaggcagggttgagggtgcaacccaatctgcaaagatccacagtggcatctgtaatgcaaattttccatcatgcaaacaggtgagagttacatccttacagtaaatgaaaacattacaggaatctattttgtattgcaattatagaatatttacacagatatatattacagtcagtttgactgtaaaatacatttttacaacaggacccaaaggctgcccccaacagggggaagaggaaaaatattttcagatgcgcaggaaaatgctattgttgacatggttgttgtcaacaatgcaataaaactgtgggagattcaagatagagtgctggctgataatgatatatttgaaaatgttaattctgtcagcacaacagctattgctcgagtcctaaagaaacaccaagtgacaatgaaacagttatacactgtaccgttcgagagaaacagtgaacgggtaaaagagcaaagataccaatatgtccaggtaagacgtctgaggttacgtacacagctatacaaaatatttacagtaaaaaaaaacactagcatttctacagtaaaactgtgcacttactgtttttcagagagtaatggaggtggaagcactggaaagaccacattcatttgtatttatcgatgaagctggatttaaccttgccaaaacacggcgcagaggaaggaatgttataggtcaaagggccactgtggcggttccaggccaaagggggggaaatatcaccatgtgtgctgcaatggccaatgatggtttgcttctcaacacaccactcattggcccatacaacacagaaaggcttatagctttcctagaacagctctatgctcagctagtgccagcagaacagggggagccagtaagaaacccccaagtttttgtcatagtttgcgataacgttgcttttcaccactctgcagctgtcacagattggtttgcagcacatcacagatttatggttttgtacctgcctgcatatacacccttcctcaacccaatagaggagtttttctctgcctggaggtggaaagtgtttggtcaccacccacatgaccaaatgtctcttttggaagccatgcgtgccggatgtgaggacacgagtccagaggac
This window encodes:
- the LOC139387172 gene encoding angiopoietin-related protein 1-like; this encodes MGPRALCLFVLLGLSVWGSSEGLRSPILTRRRRAPEDTGEPPKKCSYTFLVPEQKITGPICASRGLHTDKDRVTRLDVAAVRDLLSKQRREMDNLKLVVDVDGNMVNEMKLLRKESRNMNSRVTQLYMQLLHEIIRKRDNSLELAQLEGRILNATAESLRLAARYRDLEVRYATLSAMVNNQSVLIGALEERCLQVYSRRQEQPPQGPPLVQVVPENIPVSIPRFTNEIQRDHSRAFPRDRGSRVGPAPTGGTLELRTAPQGNFSAEGPFRDCLQAQEAGHSTSGMYLLKPDEAERPMQVWCEQGLDNGGWTVIQSRRDGSVNFFRNWDAYKNGFGNIDGEYWLGLLGIYNLGKQSDYRLLVELEDWVGKKVYAEYSSFHLEPESEGYRLRLGTYQGNAGDSLSSHNGKQFTTLDQDKDAFSGNCAHFHKGGWWYNSCGQANLNGVWYSGGVYRSKFQDGIFWADYGGGFYSMKGVRMMVRPID